The Camelus bactrianus isolate YW-2024 breed Bactrian camel chromosome 1, ASM4877302v1, whole genome shotgun sequence genome segment AAAACCCTCATCATAGGTGAATACTGATTAAAGAGAGATTTGAAAACAATCCATTCTCCATACacattttttctaattatgaaatatttcaagtaCACAAAATACAGAAGTTAATGTTGGTAATACCGATGCACCCAATCACCCAGTGTTAATTGACAGTAATATTTAAGCCTAGTCGTTTCAGAACTGAAGAGACGAAACACCACAAATACAGCTCAAGCCCCACCACCCCACGCCATCCCTcactccttcttccctctctctgagTAAGCACCACCCTGAAGTTAGACTATCTCATGCCCGACCAGGTCGTGCTCAGTACTGCCCTGAATCACATACACTATTATACCACAGAGAACTGAATCTCTTTGTTTTTAAGGAGAGTTTCATGACCTTTCAGGAATAGTCTGGGTAAGTCTAAGATGCTGTTTATCACTGTTCTCCATAAAGTATCTATTTACATTTCCAGACCAGAAGGATGAGATTATTATGATGAGATCGATAATGAATCAACTTTAAGAGTCTAGATTTCAGCTACCTATAATGTAACTTCTCCTACCTGAAGTCCCAACTACAGcaaagagaagttttttttttttaaccctcctcaccaaatatttattaaatgtcccTTGTTTACACGgtctaaaaaaaaattggctaGTCAAAGAGTAGTCACTGGGCTGGAAGCATCACCATTTACACCCAACTGCAGACCTATGGAATCTGAGGCTTCATTTCAGCAAAAGCCCCAGGAAATGTGTATACACATTAAAGTCTGAAAAAGGGCTGGCCTAAAGAATTCAGAAAGGTGACAACCTAGACCAAGGCAGAACCAAATCCAACCACCATTCTGCCAAACCCATCCTCTTCCTATCAGACAATACTGCTTTCAGGTGTTTTCTCTGCAAAGTCCAAGCTTAAGTGTCGTTAGATCAGCAGTTATCAACCAGGGGCAATTTGGCCTTCCAGAGGACATTTCTGTCATAACCTGGGGAGATGATACTATTGGCATCTAATAGTTAGAAGCCAAGGATGtggctaaacatcctacaatgcagaGGACAGTTATCCACAACAAATAATTATCTGACCCAAAATGCCAATGGTGTgaaggtttgaaaaaaaaaaatcagaaaacacacaaaaaaactgccTATGATTTCCTGGCTAAAATGGTCAATTGTTAACTTCAGTAATTTAATGAACTGATTTGAGTGTCCAaatccattaaacaaacaaacaaacaaacaaataactaaAAACACTTCATGCCCAACCTTCTCAAATAAAGAGTTTGTAAGTTTCCCACAAGGGTTTACATCAAATCAATAATCAACAGTGACAACCAAAACAAAGTAACAAACGCACAAGTTGAAATATTTCACAATTATAAAAGATGAGTTTAAAAAGTAAGTACACTGCTACCATGCTACCATACATTCTTCTCCAATAAAAACATTCTGGCGTTCGTTTAGCCTAATTAATTCTCCATTTTTCTCCTACAGTACAGGATCATTAGTGAAGAAACACTTTGGCCACTTCAAGATGACAAGCACTCCCTGGGCTAAATTACTTCACTGAAAGGAAACCTCATATTAGACAGAACTTTTCAAAAGGTAATTGAAAAAATCCTTTAGTATTATCGAGACCTTTGTTAATGTCATCAAAATGTTATGAAGGAATAATTTCTCTTCTTCAGAGAAAGTAGAATTCCAGCACACAATGAGAAGAGTGGAAGGTGGTCCACATATAAGAGAAAAGTGGGTCACCATGTGTAATTATACAGAAGATGAGTAGTGAAGACAGCATGTTCTTATTAAGATGAATGTATTTCTGGAGTGAGCAGTGCCTTGCACGGTCCAGCATCAACTAAATTCTACCCAGAGAGAGCCCTGAGGTGATAGGTAATACTCCACAACTTGAAGACACTTAACGCATCAGCATCCTGAGACCTAACATTTCATTGGGGACTAGAGCACCCACTATCtagattacagtgaaaactggccATTCATATTCTAggtgtgcaaaaaaaaaatgagagcaatTCACAGGTTCCTGTTACACATCAGCAGTCTTCTGGTCTCACAAATCCCATTCCACCCTATTCTTTAATTATGTGACCAAAGATCCAAAGTGACAGTTTATACGGACTAAATAACACATTTCATGTCGTTTCATTCTCTTTTACCTGGATTTGTGGAACAAGGGAGATTTTCACCTAAGAGAAGCTAAAGCCTTATACTGTtaagtgtcccttttttttttttttttttaaagtttgccaCATTTCTTAAATGTAGTTTCAAGAATTTAGGGAGCTTTGCTTATGTTCCCTGAAGCCTCAAGGTTAACATAATGAGCACTTTCACTACAGAAATTCAGAGGTAATCTCAGGTAACTTCCATGGGCAGAGCTGGCTACACTTCCAAAAACTGGCGTGCACTTTTTCGGTAGAGCATCATCTAGAGGtgcctttcctcttttttctccctttgtctGTCTCATCTTTAACAGGGTGGGACAGACTGCTTAGAAACAGTAAATCAGCTGAGAGTCTGGGAAGGGGAACAGAGGGTTGTTGGCCAACACCGAGACattctttctgatttatttggtacttatttatttttatgttattgtaTAAAATCAGCATCAGTATGTGACTATTtcctccatctgtgaaatgattTGAAGTTTCAGTAGGTCTCTTTATCAGGATACTAAATCACCTCTATACTAAAGATAAGGAGAGGAAACTGGGCAGATGTTACAAGGTCAAAGCGATACAGGTCTCTGTTATTTGGTCCTATTTATCATCTAACACACATTCCTGCCTTTTGGTCTCAATATATAATTGGCCTCCCTTGCTGAGATGCCTTCCGAGAGTTCCTTTTTCACACATCGAGAACTATCACTGTAGAAAAGGCTGCTGCACTGAGACTCCAAGTACAGTGAATTGTGTACCCAGAGGACGCAGTGCCCCGCCATCAACACCACTGCTAAAGGACAGACAGACTTGAGAGCTTGAAAATTACCATCTAAATTGTCTCGGATTTACCTTCAGCTCGTTACTCATGTAGAATGTCCCTTTAATTCACCTCCGCTGTTCCAACCAGACAGCAGCACAGGCACCAGTGGTACCCTGCTTCTTCCCCCAACCAATGCGTCTCAAATGTTTCCATCCTAAAATGGAAACCCTTATCTGCAATTGTTTAAAAGCAGGCCAAAACAGCAAGCAGATGTTTGGCGAGAAAGACCCACGCAAACCTTGAGTATTCAGTTCACTTCAGAAGTCGCTCCTGCGATAGAAGTTTGCCTGGGTCAGCCAGCCCCTTCCACCAACCTCACAGTGAGCAGGCATGATGTGCATCGCAAGGGCGTGTATGCTCAGATTCTTGACACTCTGAGGACTCAGAGAACGTGGTTCTGGACCCATGGTGtcaagctacatgcagaaataCTGCAGTTCAAGAGGGCCTAAGTCACAAGACTCTGAGAAAATGTCTTTATACAGATTtctagaaggaaaggaaagaaatcatggCTCTCACTAAATCATTTCCGGAAATTCTTCACTATTACTGaagatagtcttttttttttttaataagttgttgtgcttttttttaatggaggtactggggattgaacccaggaccttgtgcatgctaagcacatgctctaccaccgagctataccctcccacccttAGATGGTGCCTTCTATAATTTTTCTATGAGGAGAGAAATTTGGTACTCACCAAATCATTTCtagaaattattatttcactATGTAATTATATAGCTAATATCTCTGATTTAAAATGTACTGACatccaatatttttttcaattttatattttaaattccagTGAATCCAACAATTACTGAATACATATCACGTGCACCACACCACACTGACTGAAGGGCTGAGTCCCCAGCACTGGGACCCCTGGGAGCATTCTCTCAAGCTCTGGGATACGGGCTCTTAGACTAAGCTGCACCTTACTATCAGGGGACAAGACCAATTGTTTACTAGACACAGCCTCTCTGCCACCATGGacagttaaaaacagaaaatgtgacCCCTTCACTTATTATTGAAAATATAAAGCAGACCACAGAAGACCTACAAAGAAGCAAGCTAACTACAAACCCTTTATGATCAGAGCCAAGTGTGCAGGGGCTAAGATTTCCTTCCAAAAGTTCAAGGACTGGCAAAATTGAGCAGCTAGAAATAGTTCTAGTTTTGCCAAATGCACGCAGGAAGAGTACACAGAAGCAAGATACTGTGTGAAAAGTAGCACACAAAGTTTgagtgtatgatttttttttaatttgcaatgaGACCAAATTTCACATTCCACATTTCCAAATTCTACTTTCTCACATTTCCTTAATTTCACTGACAGAGCCCTTCACTGACTGCATATAAAGCACCATGCTTGGCAccagaaatacaaagaacaagATATATACTCTCTGTCCTCGAGGAACCCACTGTCCTCCACAATCTTTCCTTTCCATGATCCTTGACTAGATGTAAAGTTCTTAAGAGCAGGGATTCATGTCCTGTATTCTCAGGCtgcatatttatttacttcaCAAATACTTTAAATATCTAATGTCCTAAATATAATACTAGGAatataatggtaattaataataataataataataataataataataataataataataataataatgacatggTCTCCCTCCTCTGAAGGAGCTTACAGTAGCAGAAGAATCAAAAAACAGAGAGATGAGTGTTGTGGTCGGGAAGAAGCACAGAACTGTGAGCACACACATAAGGGACCTCACACCCAATCCACCCCAAGCAAGGATGGGAAGAGCGAAGTTTCTGAGAGAAAGAGGCATCCAAGCTGAGGCCTCAAGGATAAAGAGAAGTTAGCCAGCCAAGAAGGTAGCAGAAGAAAGTCAGTGCAAAGGTTCAAGGTGAGAGAAATCATGGAACCTACAAGGAGGTAGAAGAGTCCAGACCAGTGGGAACTCATAGCTGGAGGTGGAATCAGTAGGGATCAGACCAAGAAGGGACGTCTGGTAGCTCAGGGTTAAAGAGTTGCACTGTATCCTGAGGACGAGGACTGGACCGCTGAAGGGTTAAGCAGGTTGTTAACATTACATATAAGATGGGCAATAAATGTTTTCTTGGATATATCAAATAACCTTCCAGAAAAGTTCTAATCTTCCTTGAGCCCTAAATCATTATGTCCACATCAGTGAAGAACATAcagggggaaggtacagctcaagtggtagagtgcatgcttagcacacacacggtcctgggttccatctccagtAGCTCttctgaaattaaataaataaccctaattactgcctcccccccaaaaaaaaaagaaaaaaaggagaaaagaatataCAGAATTCTCTGATGAAGGAAGGTTCTGGGTAATTAATACCTAGGGCAGCACTGTCCAATAAAAGTGTGATGCAAGCCACCTatgcaattttaaattttctagtactcatcttcttaaaaatgcaaaattaagtgaaattaaaattaaaaacataatttactGGAATATtcctaaaatattatttcaacatgtaatcaatattaaaaatattgagatattttacattctttttttcacccTAAGTCTGTGAAATTCAGTGTGCATTTTACGTCACATCTCAGTCTGGACTGGCCCTGCCTCGGGTGCTCTTTGGCCATTCATGGCTAGGGGCCGCCGTGCTGGGCAGTGGAGATCTAGAATGCACCCTGGGGAGCATTTCTCAGGATACTTAAGGTACTTTCATCATTTGCGTTTGTTTCCTAATTTatcaaaataatacaaatcaggttttaaatggaaaaaaaaaccacagaatgTCTCAGTTTTGAAAGACACCCATATTCCTATACTGAAAGTACCAGTCTCATTCAGACGTGTATGCTGGTAAAGCACTCTGGAGTTTTACAGGAACCCTTATCATTTTAGGGAAATGCTGGTCTCCATTATTACCTCAGTTCTCAGACAGTCCCGCTTCTCAAATTTTTCTTCCTTGTCATCTGTCAACTCTATTCTTCCCTtttcaaaaggaaggaaagggagaagggatgagggagggagggaggatggggtaGGGTACCTAGCAAACATACAGCAAGAACTTAGTTTCAAGAACTTGGTGGCCTCAGGTCTATTTACTGCCCTTTGCTATCCCCTGGCAAATGACTCAAAGGCCCTGAGTGTCCTGCTCACCTACTTGCCTCACCTTCCAGGTCTCACCTTTGAACATTGCAATGACGAATGCCACCGCCACCAGCCAGCCCTCAGAGGGCTCCTGTCCCCAGAACACCCTCATAACCCAGCAAATCATCCCCGGGCTCTACTTCGTGGTCTTCGTGGCCGGGGTCCTGCTCAATGGTGTGTCGGGGTGGGTGTTCCTCTCCGTGCCCAGCTCCAAAAGTTTCATCGTCTATCTCAAGAACATCGTCGTGGCCGACTTTCTGATGAGCCTGACGTTCCCCTTCAAGATTCTGGGCGACTCGGGCCTGGGCCCCTGGCAGCTGAACGTGTTCGTGTGCAGGGTTTCCGCCGTGCTCTTCTACATCAACATGTACGTCAGCATCATGTTCTTTGGGCTCATCGGCTTCGACAGGTATTATAAAATCGTGAAGCCCCTCCTGACGTCCTTCATCCAGTCGGTGAACAACAGCAAACTCCTGTCGGTGCTGGTGTGGGCGCTCACGCTCCTGCTTGCCGTCCCCAACATGATCCTGACCAACCAGAGCGTCAAGGAGGTCACGCGGATAAAATGTGTGGACCTTAAAAACGAACTGGGCCTCAAGTGGCACAAAGCCTCAAACTACATCTTTATAGGCATCTTCTGGATTGTGTTCCTTTCGT includes the following:
- the P2RY14 gene encoding P2Y purinoceptor 14, with the protein product MTNATATSQPSEGSCPQNTLITQQIIPGLYFVVFVAGVLLNGVSGWVFLSVPSSKSFIVYLKNIVVADFLMSLTFPFKILGDSGLGPWQLNVFVCRVSAVLFYINMYVSIMFFGLIGFDRYYKIVKPLLTSFIQSVNNSKLLSVLVWALTLLLAVPNMILTNQSVKEVTRIKCVDLKNELGLKWHKASNYIFIGIFWIVFLSLIIFYTAITRKIFKSHLKSKKNSVSVKKKSSRNIFSIMLVFFVCFVPYHVARVPYTRSQTETHFSCQSKEILLYVKEFSLLLSAANICLDPIIYFFLCQPFREILCKKLHIPLKVHHDSETSKTRRGNITQESTDTL